The following coding sequences lie in one Mucilaginibacter sp. KACC 22773 genomic window:
- a CDS encoding TolC family protein: MTTQNNKTNHLKLLKHTVSAFWRYGTALAVSGLLFAGTAAAQDRTITLDEAIKLGLDNSKVLKLSQAKIDQAVSQYNQAKDQALPTGKVSYGYNHAEIPANKLSLGESSFNLPNRADAYLGILSLSEVLYAGGKYKYARESTDLLTQVARLDVVNDKDQITYDIINSYYNLYKVLQSKKVVAQNLTTIDAQIKQSQRFFEQGLVTKNDVLRFQLQRSNVELNGIDLETNRRIINYSLNVLLGLPEGTQLNIDQITEADRPVAPLSNYLDSAYVSRVELQQADLHGKVAETSIKNIKANTLPTLAASGSAYYVDVNSNPIPKSGQFITPISVGLTLSWNFGNLWTNKNKVTEAKIQREQVTINKSITVDRIKNEVNQNYQNWTMALDKIKLLQTSIEQAGENNKILESKYKSNIASATDRADAETLLYQAQINLELAKADAGLAYYTLLKSTGKINNK; this comes from the coding sequence ATGACAACTCAAAATAATAAAACCAACCACCTTAAACTGTTGAAACATACAGTTAGCGCGTTTTGGAGGTATGGTACCGCCCTGGCGGTATCAGGTTTGCTGTTTGCAGGAACAGCTGCTGCCCAGGACCGCACTATCACTTTAGACGAGGCCATTAAGCTGGGCCTTGATAACAGCAAGGTATTAAAATTATCGCAGGCCAAAATTGACCAGGCGGTATCGCAATACAACCAGGCTAAAGACCAGGCTTTGCCAACCGGTAAAGTGAGCTACGGTTACAACCATGCCGAAATACCTGCCAATAAGCTTTCGCTTGGCGAAAGCAGCTTTAATTTACCCAACAGGGCCGATGCTTACTTAGGCATACTATCGTTAAGCGAAGTGCTTTATGCCGGTGGCAAATACAAATATGCCCGCGAATCGACAGATTTACTTACACAGGTTGCCCGTTTGGACGTGGTTAATGATAAAGACCAGATCACCTACGATATCATCAACTCATACTATAACCTATATAAAGTATTGCAAAGCAAAAAAGTAGTAGCGCAAAATTTAACTACTATTGATGCGCAGATCAAACAATCGCAAAGGTTTTTTGAGCAGGGCTTGGTTACCAAAAATGATGTGTTACGGTTTCAGCTGCAACGCTCAAATGTCGAGCTGAATGGCATCGACCTGGAAACCAATCGCCGTATCATCAACTATAGCCTGAATGTTTTGTTAGGCTTGCCCGAAGGTACCCAGCTTAATATAGATCAGATAACCGAGGCTGACAGGCCTGTTGCTCCTTTAAGCAACTACCTTGATTCGGCTTATGTAAGCCGTGTTGAATTGCAGCAGGCAGACTTGCATGGCAAAGTTGCCGAAACCAGCATCAAAAACATAAAGGCCAACACATTGCCAACTTTAGCGGCATCAGGAAGCGCCTATTATGTTGATGTAAACTCGAACCCGATTCCTAAAAGCGGGCAGTTTATTACTCCAATATCAGTTGGCTTAACCCTTTCCTGGAACTTTGGCAACCTGTGGACAAACAAAAACAAGGTTACCGAGGCTAAAATTCAGCGCGAGCAGGTAACCATAAACAAAAGCATTACGGTTGACCGCATTAAAAACGAAGTGAACCAGAATTACCAAAACTGGACAATGGCTTTGGATAAAATTAAGCTTTTACAAACTTCGATTGAGCAAGCGGGCGAAAATAATAAGATCCTCGAATCAAAATACAAAAGTAATATAGCATCAGCTACCGATAGGGCCGATGCCGAAACATTGCTTTACCAGGCGCAGATAAACCTTGAACTGGCTAAAGCCGATGCAGGCCTGGCTTACTATACTTTACTAAAATCAACAGGAAAAATTAACAACAAATAA
- a CDS encoding GtrA family protein: MRKVHDFIRRTIFNIIDLFYKPFKKWMPLHTFRYAACGGGNVVFDITLFSFCYNFIFKKQNLHIGAYTLSPHIASLALSFSISFCTGFYLNRYIVFKESGLSKRGQLSRFIIVNAICILLNVIFLKVLVDWLGIYPTPSKIIATVFIACFSYFSQTHFFFKAKKTLPDGGKF; encoded by the coding sequence ATGAGAAAGGTACACGATTTTATAAGGCGGACTATTTTTAACATTATCGATCTGTTTTATAAACCCTTTAAAAAATGGATGCCCTTACATACCTTCCGTTACGCGGCATGTGGCGGGGGCAACGTGGTGTTTGATATTACGCTGTTTTCATTTTGTTATAATTTCATTTTTAAAAAGCAAAACCTGCACATCGGGGCGTATACTTTAAGTCCGCACATTGCGTCGCTGGCTTTATCTTTCAGCATATCTTTTTGTACGGGGTTTTACCTGAACAGGTATATCGTTTTTAAAGAATCGGGCCTGAGCAAAAGAGGGCAGCTTTCGCGGTTTATTATAGTGAATGCCATTTGTATCCTGCTGAATGTAATTTTTCTTAAGGTACTTGTTGACTGGCTGGGCATTTATCCAACTCCATCAAAAATTATAGCTACTGTATTTATAGCCTGTTTCAGCTATTTTAGCCAGACACATTTTTTCTTCAAGGCTAAAAAAACGTTGCCTGATGGCGGTAAATTTTAA
- a CDS encoding TetR/AcrR family transcriptional regulator — translation MDKDKIDKKDHILDVAERVFADYGFDGASTRTISGEAGVNMAMLNYYFGSKEGLFLAIFERKISSFRTLLQNIGNDDSMTAWCKLDKCIDNYVERIIVNNCFQKLISREISMNKRWGLTDKIIEILMVNVVEIRKIIEEGVNNGSFYKDIDVPMVIATIFGTKNYVINMPQLSSLILGHDVRDEKFMEEELKPRIKAYMKRLLKAYLVNEHDNSK, via the coding sequence ATGGACAAAGATAAAATAGACAAAAAAGACCACATTCTTGACGTCGCCGAACGCGTGTTTGCCGACTATGGATTTGATGGGGCTTCTACCCGGACAATTTCGGGCGAGGCCGGTGTGAATATGGCTATGCTCAATTACTATTTCGGTTCAAAGGAAGGTCTTTTCCTGGCAATCTTTGAGCGTAAGATCTCGTCGTTCCGCACACTGCTTCAAAATATAGGTAATGACGACAGCATGACCGCGTGGTGCAAGCTTGATAAATGTATTGACAATTATGTAGAGCGCATTATTGTGAACAACTGCTTTCAAAAGCTCATCAGCCGCGAAATATCGATGAACAAACGCTGGGGGCTTACCGATAAGATCATCGAAATATTGATGGTAAATGTTGTCGAGATCAGGAAGATAATTGAAGAGGGCGTTAATAATGGCAGCTTTTATAAAGACATTGATGTTCCGATGGTGATAGCAACCATATTCGGCACCAAAAATTACGTCATCAATATGCCGCAGTTATCATCCCTGATATTAGGCCATGATGTTCGCGATGAAAAATTTATGGAAGAAGAGCTGAAGCCCAGGATTAAAGCATATATGAAAAGACTTTTAAAAGCTTATTTAGTAAATGAACATGACAACTCAAAATAA
- the dinB gene encoding DNA polymerase IV yields the protein MQNQPTQIIRKIIHIDMDAFYASVEQRDFPEYRGKPLVVGGLPQGRGGVVATASYEARKFGVRSAMSSKRALQLCPDALFVRPRFAAYKEVSQHIREIFSRYTDLIEPLSLDEAYLDVTNDKLNIGSAIDIAKQIKQAIKDELNLTASAGVSINKFVAKIASDINKPDGLKFIGPSSIESFMEQLPVEKFFGVGKVTAQKMKQMGLHTGADLKKLTEDEMVRHFGKPGRFYYQIVRGIDNREVQPHRETKSLGAEDTFAYDLTTLPEMEAELDKIAQVVHNRLLKYELKGRTLTLKVKYSDFKQITRNQSFTTAFNDLETICNTAKQLMAATNPNDNTRIRLLGISLSNFGDIVPKQREEKEAGPGDQLALQL from the coding sequence ATGCAAAACCAACCCACACAAATCATCCGCAAAATTATCCATATTGATATGGATGCATTTTACGCATCGGTTGAGCAGCGGGATTTTCCGGAGTACAGGGGCAAGCCGCTCGTCGTAGGCGGTTTACCTCAAGGGCGTGGTGGGGTAGTTGCTACGGCAAGTTACGAGGCGCGTAAGTTTGGGGTGCGCTCGGCAATGTCGTCCAAAAGGGCATTACAGCTATGCCCCGATGCCCTGTTTGTTCGGCCGCGGTTTGCCGCATATAAAGAGGTTTCGCAACATATCAGGGAGATCTTCAGCCGTTATACCGACCTGATTGAACCCTTATCTTTAGATGAAGCCTACCTCGACGTTACCAACGATAAGCTCAACATCGGCTCGGCAATTGACATAGCCAAACAAATAAAACAAGCAATAAAGGATGAACTTAACCTTACGGCATCCGCCGGTGTATCCATCAATAAATTTGTAGCCAAAATTGCTTCGGACATTAACAAGCCCGATGGGTTGAAGTTTATTGGCCCATCAAGCATAGAAAGCTTTATGGAGCAATTGCCGGTAGAAAAGTTTTTTGGTGTAGGCAAAGTTACGGCTCAGAAAATGAAGCAGATGGGCCTCCATACCGGCGCCGACCTTAAAAAACTAACCGAGGACGAAATGGTACGGCATTTTGGCAAGCCCGGCCGCTTTTACTACCAGATAGTACGGGGCATTGATAATCGGGAAGTACAACCCCACCGCGAAACCAAATCGTTAGGTGCAGAGGACACTTTCGCTTATGACCTTACCACCCTGCCCGAAATGGAAGCCGAATTGGATAAAATTGCACAGGTGGTTCACAATCGTTTGCTTAAATATGAACTAAAAGGCCGCACGCTCACCCTCAAAGTAAAATACAGCGATTTTAAACAAATCACCCGAAACCAATCATTTACCACGGCTTTTAATGATTTGGAGACGATATGCAATACGGCAAAACAATTGATGGCAGCCACCAATCCAAACGACAATACCCGCATCCGGTTGCTGGGGATTTCGCTATCGAATTTTGGTGATATTGTGCCGAAACAACGGGAAGAAAAGGAAGCCGGGCCAGGCGATCAGCTTGCACTGCAGCTGTAA
- a CDS encoding glycoside hydrolase family 30 beta sandwich domain-containing protein, whose translation MNINYNLKRLAALTLLPAALLFSCKKDANTGEAKAQQSAETVARAANEVVNAWVTTSDQSKLLQAQASFNFAADAGTNATTVTVDENTTYQGIDGFGFTLTGGSASLLNGLGGNQAAVLSELFGTATGQIGISYLRISIGASDLSSSDFTYDQVAGDVNMNSFSISQENTDMLPILKKIIAINPSIKIIATPWTAPTWMKVNTTGNNGYTGGSLNTAYYDAYARYFVKYLQAMQAQGITIDAITPQNEPLNPYNNPSMVMQASEEATFIKNNLGPQIRAAGFATKIIAYDHNTDRIDYPEAVLADGGANPYVDGSAFHLYAGSIASLTDVHNAYPNKNVYFTEQWVGAPSNFGGDLSWHVNNLIIGATRNWSRNVLEWNLAADVNYNPHTAGGCSTCLGAITVSGTSITRNVGYYIIGHAARFVRPGAVRISSNVSGSIQDVAFKNSDGSKVLIALNTGSSAVSFKVKWGAESFTYSLAAGAVATFKWSGTQSNGSSGAPIGSVITLKGINNQYVSSENGTAAMNCNRPTASAWEQFTVVDAGAGKIALQGMGKYVSSENGTQAITCNRTSIGDWEKFDWVVNADGKISLKGNNSKYVSSENGTQPMTCNRAAISGWEAFGVNQ comes from the coding sequence ATGAACATCAACTACAATTTAAAGCGGCTTGCAGCCCTCACCCTGCTACCCGCGGCCTTGCTGTTTTCCTGTAAAAAGGATGCCAATACCGGCGAAGCCAAAGCACAACAAAGCGCAGAAACAGTGGCCCGCGCCGCAAATGAGGTGGTAAATGCCTGGGTAACCACGTCCGATCAGTCAAAACTGTTGCAGGCACAGGCCAGCTTCAATTTTGCTGCCGATGCAGGCACCAACGCCACCACCGTAACTGTTGACGAAAACACCACTTACCAGGGCATTGATGGCTTCGGGTTTACCCTAACCGGCGGCAGCGCCAGTTTATTAAACGGCCTGGGCGGCAACCAGGCTGCCGTTTTAAGCGAGCTTTTTGGTACGGCAACCGGGCAGATAGGCATCAGTTATCTACGCATCAGCATCGGCGCATCTGACTTAAGCTCGAGCGATTTTACTTACGACCAGGTGGCCGGCGATGTAAACATGAACAGTTTCAGCATCAGCCAGGAAAACACCGATATGCTGCCGATACTAAAGAAGATCATCGCCATCAATCCATCCATCAAAATTATTGCTACGCCCTGGACCGCGCCCACCTGGATGAAGGTTAACACAACCGGCAACAACGGCTATACCGGCGGCAGCTTAAACACGGCGTACTACGACGCCTATGCCCGCTATTTTGTAAAATACCTGCAGGCCATGCAGGCGCAGGGTATTACTATTGACGCCATTACGCCGCAAAACGAGCCGCTTAACCCATACAACAACCCAAGTATGGTAATGCAGGCCAGCGAGGAAGCTACTTTTATAAAAAACAACCTTGGTCCGCAAATAAGGGCGGCCGGTTTTGCTACCAAGATCATCGCTTATGACCATAATACCGATAGGATTGACTATCCGGAGGCCGTTTTAGCCGACGGCGGTGCCAACCCCTATGTTGATGGATCGGCATTTCATTTATACGCCGGTTCAATTGCTTCTTTAACCGATGTACACAATGCCTACCCTAACAAAAACGTGTACTTCACCGAGCAGTGGGTTGGCGCGCCAAGCAATTTTGGCGGCGACTTGTCATGGCACGTCAATAACCTGATTATTGGCGCTACCCGCAATTGGAGCCGCAATGTTTTGGAATGGAACCTGGCGGCCGATGTTAACTATAACCCGCATACAGCAGGTGGCTGCAGTACCTGCCTGGGCGCCATTACCGTAAGCGGAACATCAATAACCCGCAACGTAGGCTATTACATTATTGGCCACGCGGCACGTTTTGTACGGCCGGGGGCTGTTCGTATTTCATCAAATGTATCCGGCAGTATACAAGATGTGGCCTTTAAAAATTCGGATGGCAGCAAAGTGCTTATCGCGCTAAATACCGGCTCATCTGCGGTTAGCTTCAAAGTAAAATGGGGTGCCGAATCATTTACTTACTCATTAGCTGCAGGCGCAGTGGCCACTTTTAAATGGAGCGGCACACAATCAAACGGTTCATCGGGTGCGCCAATTGGCTCTGTTATTACCCTGAAGGGCATTAACAACCAGTATGTAAGCAGCGAGAATGGCACCGCTGCCATGAACTGCAACCGCCCAACGGCATCGGCATGGGAACAATTTACCGTGGTTGATGCCGGCGCCGGTAAAATAGCCCTGCAAGGCATGGGCAAGTACGTATCCAGCGAAAACGGTACGCAAGCCATCACCTGTAACCGAACCTCTATTGGCGATTGGGAAAAATTTGACTGGGTGGTTAACGCCGATGGCAAAATATCGCTCAAGGGCAATAACAGCAAGTACGTATCCAGCGAAAACGGCACCCAGCCCATGACCTGTAACCGTGCAGCCATATCGGGCTGGGAAGCTTTTGGGGTGAACCAGTAG
- a CDS encoding NIPSNAP family protein produces the protein MKRRSFVKSTLMGAVTATVLPAVSNANAMHTEVPIEEYYELRVYNLKDASQQNLVEDYLQNALIPALNRHTIKRAGVFTELKPEGQTKVFVLIPYVSPSQIDRVQKLISGDKDYIAKAAAYLNAPVTAPAYDRIESSLLKAFPDTALTTASEKKPRIFELRQYQSASEAAGKKKIEMFTGQGEIDIFRRLGFNPVFWGETVIGPLRPNLTYMITFDDLAAKDAHWKAFGSDAQWKKISSVPEYADALLVSKITSTLLTPTTYSQI, from the coding sequence ATGAAAAGACGCTCTTTTGTAAAATCAACCCTAATGGGTGCTGTAACTGCAACCGTTTTACCCGCTGTAAGCAACGCCAATGCCATGCATACCGAAGTACCGATAGAAGAATATTATGAACTCCGGGTTTATAATTTAAAAGACGCAAGCCAGCAAAATTTGGTGGAAGATTATTTGCAAAATGCATTAATACCAGCGTTAAATCGTCATACCATCAAACGGGCCGGTGTATTTACCGAGCTAAAGCCCGAAGGGCAAACTAAAGTATTTGTACTTATCCCTTATGTTTCTCCCTCCCAAATTGATAGGGTTCAAAAGCTGATCAGCGGCGATAAAGACTATATTGCCAAAGCCGCTGCTTACCTTAATGCGCCTGTCACTGCGCCTGCTTATGACCGTATAGAAAGCTCCCTTTTAAAAGCATTTCCCGATACTGCCCTCACTACTGCCTCCGAAAAGAAGCCGCGTATTTTTGAATTACGCCAATACCAAAGCGCAAGCGAAGCTGCCGGTAAAAAAAAGATAGAAATGTTTACCGGCCAGGGCGAAATAGATATTTTTAGACGCCTTGGCTTTAACCCGGTTTTCTGGGGCGAAACTGTGATTGGTCCCCTGAGGCCCAACCTAACGTACATGATCACCTTTGATGACCTGGCCGCTAAAGATGCCCATTGGAAAGCCTTTGGCAGCGACGCTCAATGGAAAAAAATAAGCAGCGTACCCGAATATGCAGATGCCCTGCTGGTAAGCAAAATAACATCAACGCTGCTAACGCCAACAACTTATTCGCAGATATAA
- a CDS encoding carotenoid biosynthesis protein, with the protein MEGSEDLNTQLSTGSLKTERIAIIIIILFHTVGIIGFNLPGIDTVFLDIVPWHLLLMAAVIIWSHNRPDAKFGLFALLLFMLGFSAELIGVHTSWLFGSYTYGKTLGIKLFNVPLMIGVNWFLLIYATGVLMQRSRVKDVYARILVGALLLVLLDILIEPVAIHFDYWHWTDGAIPIKNYFCWFAVSGLMLFMFEKFKFPPQSKAAPVLLLMEFVFFMILGLVN; encoded by the coding sequence ATGGAAGGGTCGGAGGATTTGAACACGCAATTATCAACCGGCAGCCTAAAAACAGAGCGCATTGCCATTATAATTATAATACTTTTTCACACAGTTGGCATCATCGGGTTTAACCTGCCGGGTATCGACACCGTATTTCTGGATATCGTGCCCTGGCATTTATTGCTCATGGCGGCTGTTATCATCTGGAGCCATAACCGCCCCGATGCCAAATTCGGGTTGTTTGCATTACTGCTGTTTATGCTGGGCTTTAGCGCCGAGTTGATAGGGGTACACACCAGCTGGCTGTTTGGCAGCTACACGTATGGCAAAACACTTGGTATTAAGTTATTCAACGTTCCGCTGATGATTGGTGTAAACTGGTTTTTGCTTATTTATGCCACCGGCGTGCTCATGCAGCGCAGCCGGGTAAAAGATGTTTATGCCCGCATTTTGGTTGGCGCATTGTTGCTTGTTTTGCTTGATATATTAATTGAACCCGTGGCCATCCATTTTGATTACTGGCATTGGACGGACGGCGCTATCCCCATAAAAAATTACTTCTGCTGGTTTGCTGTAAGCGGGCTGATGCTTTTTATGTTCGAGAAGTTCAAATTCCCTCCTCAAAGTAAAGCGGCCCCTGTTTTACTGTTAATGGAATTTGTGTTTTTTATGATCTTGGGCCTGGTGAATTGA
- a CDS encoding family 16 glycosylhydrolase, whose product MKSIQNLKKGALAIVALAALAISCKKDANRQTPATVAASQTNQTTTPRAATLVWSDEFNGTSVNTANWNIDNGNPNVNNEKEYYQSANATVSGGFLTITARKETVGGQPYTSAKLTTAGKFQPTYGRIEASIKLPAVQGTWPAFWMLGANINTPGVGWPQCGEIDIMEQVNTSNTILGTMHWYNNGHVQYGGSTTTTPTGFHTYAVEWDTNSIKWYVDNTLYVTGNIAGNINNTGAFHNPFFIILNLAIGGDLPGNTINDGALPCNMVVDYVRVYNLSGSSTSPPIGSNITLKGFNNQYVSGENGTQAMWCNRATAQAWETFTVVDAGGGKVALQSMGKYVSSENGTQAITCNRTTIGDWEKFDWITTSDGKVTLRGNNGKFISSENGTQAMTCTRTTAAGWEAFGVNQ is encoded by the coding sequence ATGAAATCAATTCAAAACTTAAAAAAGGGCGCTTTAGCAATAGTTGCCCTGGCTGCTTTAGCCATCTCCTGTAAAAAGGATGCCAACAGGCAAACACCTGCTACCGTAGCGGCTTCCCAAACCAACCAAACCACCACCCCCAGGGCGGCAACCCTTGTATGGAGCGATGAATTTAACGGTACCAGCGTTAACACCGCCAACTGGAATATCGACAATGGGAACCCCAATGTTAATAACGAGAAGGAATATTATCAGTCGGCAAACGCTACTGTATCCGGCGGTTTTTTAACTATTACCGCCCGTAAAGAAACCGTGGGCGGCCAGCCCTATACCTCGGCTAAGCTGACTACTGCCGGTAAGTTTCAGCCAACATACGGTCGTATTGAAGCCAGTATTAAACTGCCTGCAGTGCAAGGTACCTGGCCCGCTTTCTGGATGCTGGGCGCCAATATAAATACCCCCGGAGTTGGATGGCCTCAATGCGGCGAAATTGACATTATGGAACAGGTTAACACCTCCAATACCATATTGGGCACCATGCACTGGTATAATAACGGGCACGTTCAGTATGGCGGCAGTACCACCACTACGCCAACAGGTTTCCATACCTACGCGGTAGAGTGGGATACCAATTCTATCAAATGGTATGTAGATAATACGCTGTATGTTACCGGGAATATTGCCGGCAACATCAACAATACCGGTGCTTTCCATAACCCCTTCTTCATCATTCTTAACCTGGCCATAGGCGGCGATTTGCCGGGCAATACTATTAATGATGGCGCTTTGCCCTGCAATATGGTGGTTGATTATGTACGGGTATACAACCTATCGGGCAGCAGTACATCGCCCCCAATTGGTTCAAACATCACCCTGAAAGGGTTTAACAACCAATACGTAAGCGGCGAGAATGGTACGCAGGCCATGTGGTGTAACCGTGCAACCGCCCAGGCCTGGGAAACTTTTACCGTTGTGGATGCAGGCGGCGGCAAAGTTGCCCTGCAAAGCATGGGTAAATATGTATCGAGCGAAAACGGCACCCAGGCCATTACCTGCAACCGCACCACCATTGGCGATTGGGAAAAATTCGACTGGATAACCACCTCTGATGGGAAGGTTACCCTGAGAGGCAATAATGGCAAATTTATTTCGAGCGAAAATGGCACACAAGCCATGACCTGTACCCGTACAACAGCAGCGGGCTGGGAAGCTTTTGGCGTAAATCAATAG